In one window of Ptiloglossa arizonensis isolate GNS036 chromosome 5, iyPtiAriz1_principal, whole genome shotgun sequence DNA:
- the Ppox gene encoding protoporphyrinogen oxidase encodes MTAILGAGISGLSAAYYALQNSKVTPIVILEASNRVGGWLRSIKQPDGTIFEQGPRSIRAKNGENSALELMEQLGLSDKVIPIKFNHPAAENRLIYSDNQLHFLPNSWKSLMKNTLLNRSFLSIMWNDFKAPKGSEDDESAYSFIERRFGQDVADKIISSMVCGIYAGDAHKISIKSLIKIFFETEQKHGSVIKGLIIEYLKMVNEKKKKLKSISTDGNQINVESQNTLLNILQKCEAEKWSTWGVQGGIEQLPLALASNITKRGVIIKTEHNCEKLKFNKDHVELIVNGEIKRYSHIISSLPAKNLADLMEEQHSELSTELRGIPTVTVGVVNLQFSENILPINAFGVLIPPKEGLPILGIMFDSCIFPQNSKTTVLTVMMGGAWFEKYFGNCPSEEHLLTIAVNHVNEILHIKEDPMAFSVSILKDCIPQHIVGHMQRLTRIHNYISMHKIPLGLCGSSYQGVAVNDVILSAKQAVSDINSHTL; translated from the exons ATGACAGCAATACTAGGTGCTGGTATATCAGGCTTATCGGCTGCATACTATGCACTTCAAAATTCAAAAGTAACTCCGATAGTGATATTGGAAGCTTCAAATCGTGTGGGTGGTTGGTTACGGTCCATAAAACAACCTGATGGAACAATTTTTGAACAAGGTCCAAGATCTATTAGAGCCAAAAATGGTGAAAATAGTGCATTAGAATTGATGGAACAATTAGGATTATCAGACAAAGTTatcccaattaaatttaatcatCCTGCAGCTGAAAACCGCCTGATTTATTCAGATaatcaattacattttttacctaATTCTTGGAAGAGTCTTATGAAAAATACATTATTAAATCGTTCTTTCCTTAGTATTATGTGGAATGATTTTAAAGCACCAAAAGGTTCTGAAGATGATGAAAGTGCATATAGTTTTATAGAAAGAAGATTCGGTCAAGATGTTGCAGACAAAATAATATCTTCAATGGTTTGTGGAATTTATGCAGGTGATGCACATAAAATAAGTATAAAATCcctaataaaaattttctttgaaacagAACAAAAACATGGCTCTGTAATCAAAGGtttaataatagaatatttgaaaatggttaatgaaaagaaaaagaaattaaaatcaatatcTACAGATGGTAACCAAATAAATGTAGAATCACAAAATACactattaaatatattacaaaaatgtGAAGCAGAAAAGTGGTCCACATGGGGTGTTCAAGGAGGTATTGAACAATTACCACTTGCATTAGCTAGCAATATAACTAAACGTGGAGTAATAATTAAAACAGAAcataattgcgagaaacttaaGTTTAACAAAGATCACGTAGAATTAATTGTAAATGGAGAAATTAAAAGATATTCTCACATTATTTCAAGCTTGCCTGCAAAAAATTTAGCTGACCTTATGGAAGAGCAACATTCAGAATTATCTACCGAATTAAGAGGTATACCTACTGTAACAGTAGGTGTTGTAAATCTCCAATTTTCTGAAAACATCTTACCTATAAATGCATTTGGAGTACTTATTCCACCAAAAGAAGGACTCCCAATTCTAGGAATAATGTTtgattcgtgtatttttcctcaaaaCTCTAAAACTACA GTACTGACAGTAATGATGGGAGGGGCATGGTTTGAGAAATACTTTGGTAACTGCCCATCAGAAGAGCATTTGTTGACAATAGCAGTCAATCATGTGAATGAAATCTTACACATTAAGGAAGATCCCATGGCATTCAGCGTTTCCATTTTAAAGGACTGTATTCCGCAGCACATAGTAGGTCACATGCAACGCTTAACCCGCATCCACAATTATATCTCCATGCACAAAATTCCTTTAGGGTTGTGTGGCTCTTCATACCAAGGAGTAGCAGTCAATGATGTTATTCTGTCAGCAAAACAAGCTGTTTCTGATATCAATTCGCACACACTGTaa